A stretch of DNA from Takifugu flavidus isolate HTHZ2018 unplaced genomic scaffold, ASM371156v2 ctg468, whole genome shotgun sequence:
acgtaggtttagtactgacgcagataacatgcagacctgcaccgtatgaccttatcctgcatttttcagattagaatactgcaggttatcagagatcagctgtgactctctggcctcggcgctgaggtccaatccctcccatctcagagaactggacctgagtgggaaccagctgcaggattcaggagtgaagctgctctgtggttttctccactttccaaactgccgactggaaactctgaggtaaacaccattctcaaaaatgtccattattccatccgagggtcctcacactttctgagtgtgtgtgttgtgcccagttccttcaggagggagggccacacggtgaccacttattcatgataaattgatttaaggacaatgaaaaagccaacagatggtaaccaaaattagacaaaactacgtgagggtgcctggtagacaccagccaacgaggagggagatggtgagggagacaggaagtcatctaagacaggttgtgcctttaaagatgagccacaggtgagatggatctccacgatgagatgagagggaaagaggtggggagaacctgggaagagtgagggccataacaatatatattctcctctggaacagtgcaaacctgacaggttggaattgtggtaattacatattactatcattttttaacctgtaactaaattaaatatttacagatcatgcctttgattaacctttcagattaatactggtttcgcttataaccttataaaagtttcccttctttatttagattaacatactgcagcttatcaaagatcagctgtgactctctggcctcggcgctgaggtccaatccctcccatctcagagaactggacctgagtcagaaccagctgaagtattcaggagtgaagctgctgtatGATCttgtagagaatccacactatgggctggagacattgagacagtagctggttgaagccagtcaactcccgctcatctgctgcatcactcactgaccactggtgaagagcatctgtggaaacatctgccgtctactccgtccatagatgaaaaatcagtttttaaaaagcggtgttggactttcaggagatcagtcgatggtcgacaaagcagaagcagtttCACCTTGAAGTTAaaatagttcctggtatcatcggtgttgtgtgtatatttaataacacaatctcaagttgtttattttaaataaaagaacaccgtgaggtcacctgataacaaaccAAACTAATTGGGGACTAAActaatttttgttgcaagaactttggctcttcagaaatttctatgttggcttccacagattgtgcatcactaaaaactcagtgtttttgaggaactaccatgagtggctggagtggaggccaatgacgctatagttacatataggtacatatagatcactgcTATCCTCAaccccaaaagaccaccagttggagcagcaatactaaagataggaggttgtggtcgttgcgcagacacggagtgatatcacgcacaaacgtgccctatgttctatataccgtattttcacgaccataggtactgatactgatgtgtgtatgtctgtgtgtgatagtggaaaaatcacatgttcatatatcctctttcatatgttattagtcACAGGTCCATATATCCTCcttttcatatgttattagtcacatgttcatatatcctctttcatatgttattaagtcacatgttcatatatcctctttcatatgttattaagtcacatgttcatatatcctctttcatatgttattaagtcacatgttcatatatcctctttcatatgttattaagtcacatgttcatatatcctctttcatatgttattaagtcacatgttcatatatcctctttcatatgttattaagtcacatgttcatatcctctttcatatcttattaagtcacatgttcatatatcctctttcatatgttattaaatcacatgttcatatatcctctttcatatgttattaagtcacatgttcatataccTCTtccatatgttattaagtcacatgttcatatatcctctttcatatgttattaagtcacatgttaatatatcctctttcatatgttattaagtcacatgttcatatatcctctttcaaatgttatttgttgtggttcggtttctggtcggcaCCTCCCCcctacctgcaggaacggcattcAGGCGGGCCGATCTCCGAAGAGCGCTGAccctccagcgcacctgcagctcgttacgcctaaatcaggaagacaatagttaacagcaaacgaaataattaaaataaaaagaataagcaagggattgcgcagtacacagtcacagattctcaatttaatttttatgcgcTTTTTTGTGatcttagatttgatattttcttaatttgaaactttactgtgtttgcttatgtgtttatctgctttgtgttatgtggctgaggatcaaaacatttttacatgtacattttggcaaaagttaaaaaacatttgtgtaatgctaatagtttaatatcatactgtcgaaatatttgcatgaggaagtttatgtaatgactacattttgggtagaaataaagttgatgagtccttatattttagttaagtttaaatgttttgtttttttttactctttatttgcgtatttgaatgaaacttgaacgcagttgtctgctcctttgtttacttccggttactgtcgctagtttccggtcccgtgagctaactctcgctagcttgtcactgacggtggttgtcagcgcagcatcagcgagtctccagcccggacgcggctgcctggacaaggtgagctggatgaccggagaagcgtccttttagtccgtttttgcgaggatgacagaaacgggaacctttgggcaggtcctgtgaagttggacacgtcggtgattgagaagtggaaggaaaacgacccttaaatagctttttaggacttaaatgacagatatcacagaaaagagctcatcaataactgtaaatgagccagacttgctggtcaaaccaggcttttgcaggaaatctggcctcgttttaagttttttaaatgcatttctttaaactcttagaacacagaggaactcttgtattgggggcagaaaaggtacatttttatctggtaaaattcagtcaaaagagcactaaaagcatgaataaactgaatcatgtagattctaatgacataagctggagctcctacagttacagcccataatgagactgcaactgtttctgtgaaagtgaacttttatacagtttacattctgcagatttctgtcaaatttcaatgcaaacattcaggtaatcgatataatagaaatctgttacacatcatggatcagtcagtaatcttggacaacagcaacgtttaatcctggatcactgctcgatatatttaaatgaacaaagacagctgatactgatttaagacagaatttgtgcatttgatgatcacattcattggatttttaaccactgatggaaacatattgattcatttaaatcaggggtgtcaaagtcaaatggacggagggccaaataaaaatgtggctccaagccgagggccagactgatcgaATGTTCAttgaaaaattttaaaatgaccgcatatagtctagtgcaggggtcaccaacctttttgaaaccgagagctacttcctgggtactgaataatgtgaagggctaccagtttgatacacacttctgaaatagccaatttgctcaatttacctttaactaatgtcattattaataccgTATTGGCCTGAATATAAGACGGTCCAATACGGTAGATCCAGTCCATTAGGGCCTCAGTCCGACCGGGAGCTCAGGACGAAGCTAATGCTGGTGCACAACTGGACCTTACTGGTCTgacaatgttcaaaataaattaaaatacattaaatatatcaGTCGGTGCACAATGAATTTGACACGGTTCTGCTTTATCGGTTGAATGAGTGACATTGAATAATTTATTGATCTAATCAAGTGTTACTCTTTGTTTCCAGCACCTtcgcaacaggaaaaaatacaaTTCACATTGGAGATGTGGAACCAGAGAAGGATCCAAACGCTGCGGAATAGCCTTCCTCCTCAAATGGGGTGAAatccgtaaatgtctggtcatgGGCGAAGTCGCGGCCCAGGCTTTGGTCGGCCGGGTCCATTTCCCCACTGTCTTGTCTTTCTCGCTCCTCCTGTGAGGGACGAAGGTGAAGAGTGAGAATAGAAGAAATTCTGCTGAGCCAAGAGAACTTGTTGACCACCTCACCTCGGGGCTTCCCATTAAAAACTCTACGAGGGAGCTGGATCTCTCTCGGGTCTGGACCCCCTCCAGGATCTTATACACCATCGACCGGCAGAACTTTTCCGTCACtgtcttttccagccttgtctGTTTGTGCGACAAGAACGGGGTGAAAATGGACCGGCGGGATGGGAAAAACCCTGAAAGGCTCAAAGGCTTTGATCATACGACACCTCCAGGTGGCGCCGGAGCTCTGCCGTCCTGTCCTCGGACACAGCGAACCCCATGAGCGTCACCTGCACCGAGGCCCCCTGCAACAGCACCGGGTTGGTTTGGAGCTGCCACGACTCCGTGTGGAGGCCCGGCACCCCGGATTTAAACATCAGGTCTATTTGTTGGGTGACGCGCGGAAGGATCACACCTGTGACGGGAGGACACGGCAtgacgggggacggggggactCAGGACGCCTGGTCGGGGGCCGCACGTACCTGAGGACTGGTTGAAGTAGAAGCAGCTGCGCCTtctgtgtgagagcaggtgcgacaggctggaggagacgtccagctgctgccagctgtAGAAGATGGACGTGTTGCCCTCGTTGCGCAGCTCCAGGCGGGATGAGGCCACTTCTCCCGGCGAGGCTTCAAAGAAGATGGTGGAGTTGATCCCCACGTCCCCCTtccacacagacaaaagccCTTCATATTTAACTTATTATGTGGATCgctcctgtttagcaataagaTGTATTTAACATTAACAGACAGAACCGGACTATATTTACAACCTGCCTCACGCTTCAGTGCTGTTGCTAAACTTTGGACGTTTCTTAGTCCTGATGGGTTTGAGTCCATTTGGAACGGACCAACTTTGCACAGCGGACATTCATCGAGGTGGAACTAGTTTAAAGAGACGGTCTAAAGCTCACGACAAGGGTGGCGTGCGCGGCCCGGACCTGGTAGTTGGTTGAGTTTCCTGTCCATTGAGCCAGTTGACCGCAGAACCTCAGGGCTGGAACTGGAGGGTCGGTCTGAGCACCATGACACTGCGCTGGTGGATCCCTGTGGAAGTCAAAGGAACCGGTGCTGACGTCTGTACTTTTGAGGAGTTGTTGCATGGGAATTTTCTAGTTTTGCCCtcactgattgtgtttcattgtgtttgaggagggagcagaaggtgctGATTCTTTAGATTAGCCGGGTTCTGGATGGGGTGTCGGTCAGGACACATCAATGAGAAGAGTTCAGTGGGTTCTAGTTCTAtagttgctgctgcggctgaaggCAATGCGTACCAGCAACATCAGTTGTCATAGAATCTAACGcgcttgtaatgtctgttgctttccatcaaagcttctttgatctttcatccCTGAATAACCTCACCTGGATTGTTTGGTAGAACCAAGAACCTCCAGCCCACCGCTGTCCAGTACTgaagaggagctacaggagggCTCCATGTTCGGTCCTAAACAACCTGATAAAAGCACAATCAAGTCAATGCAAACTCATTTTGGCCACAAAATTGTATAAATGTTACATATTTACGTCCCTCTTTGAGGTCTATGAAGCCCGAGACGCGCAGATTACAGCCTCATTTTGAATAGGGCAGCGCTGAGTTGGAGCTTTATCACTTCATAcctggatgaagatgattcgGTAACTCAGTTCGTTCAAAACGCCCCAGAAATCGAACGCGACTCGCGTCAGAGCGCCGTTTACccgtaactatggcaacggagcgtggaaaacccaaagcaggaaccgctactgcagtttatccctaccaaccaggaacagaaataaaaactattacacacacacacacacacacaccctggtgtCCCAGGTTGGCCTGCTGGATTACGGCGGTGTGTCGGTGCGCCCCCTGCCGGTTGGCTCCCGCAACTGCTATCGGGGGAGGGAGTTGAGGCGTGCGGGCTGCAGCCAATTAACCAGGTAAACTGCTGCGGTTTTAGTGCCGTTTTCCTGTTACTGCTCATGTTGGCTTCGTTTCTTTTAAGGCTTCTCATAGGCCGCTGTTTGCCCTGTCGTGCCTCTTGGTTtcgttggttttcttttctgctggtgtgtttttaattctgcGTTTCTCAGACATTTCGGTGGTTCGGTTGCGTTTAACTTACACCCTGACCTGCCCGCGGAGCCTTCTGACCCGTAGGTTAGTACGGCAGTTATTGCGGAGGCCCAATGAGCTTGAACATAgacatgtggttgttttttatttgaccgGTTTGCATTAGTATCGTTAGTATTTAAGGGTGCAGTGACCTTTGTCACCACTAGTGGGCGGACTTTCCCTCTATTTAGCTGCAGCCCTGCGGTTTGGACTTTACATCCCTTTCCCGAGCTAtgcacacttaaaaaaaaaatctttatcaagaagtaaataattaattcattgtgtatttatctgtGCCTCAGATGGTGAGGAAAAAGTAGTCTTTAGATGCAAGTCCTCAGGTGATGAGTAGCTTCCTCAAGATCTGCCACTTGCACCTTTGCTGGTTTTGCCACCTGCCAGGTCGTTGACTTAAgtgaccattttcttccacggagcctccgtgttggcagtgcagcatatctcatatcctcagaggatttctgcagtttccaccCTGTTTATCACCAGCTCGTAAGAGTctgccaccttcttcctttcttggaatggactctaaatctgtggtctccggtggttcagcagcagcccctccatggtcttcatcacatgtggcatttagcagactgggagacgataagatggtttccacagaccctctgattcagcatgatgtgctgcagaagcccaTTGCACCGACTCTCAGGAGTCGAGCGAAActcc
This window harbors:
- the LOC130520654 gene encoding MYCBP-associated protein-like → MEPSCSSSSVLDSGGLEVLGSTKQSRDPPAQCHGAQTDPPVPALRFCGQLAQWTGNSTNYQGDVGINSTIFFEASPGEVASSRLELRNEGNTSIFYSWQQLDVSSSLSHLLSHRRRSCFYFNQSSGVILPRVTQQIDLMFKSGVPGLHTESWQLQTNPVLLQGASVQVTLMGFAVSEDRTAELRRHLEVSYDQSL